In Brachypodium distachyon strain Bd21 chromosome 2, Brachypodium_distachyon_v3.0, whole genome shotgun sequence, one genomic interval encodes:
- the LOC100823252 gene encoding 12S seed storage globulin 1, which translates to MAHTSFSSFLSYFCLFLLFHGSMAQVLGQVSTWQSSRQGGSRDCSFDRLQAIEPVTQVRSQAGLTEYFDEQNEQFRCAGVFVIRRVIEPRGLLLPRYHNTPGLVYILQGNGFVGLTFPGCPETFREQFQQFRQTQSTLGQSQCQSQKLGDVHQRVHQFTQGDVVALPTGVAHWIYNGGDAPVVIVYVFDVNNNANQLEPRQKEFLLGGNYNGVLQYGQNIFSGFNAQLLSQAFGINEQTSQRIQNQNDGRGDIIRVDNGLQFLKPVVTQQQPEQPFMPIQHQTGQSSRNGLEENFCSLEPRQNIEDPNRADTYNPRAGSITRLNGQNFPILNLVQMSATRVNLQKNAILSPFWNINAHSVVYVIQGHALVQVVNNQGHNVFNGLLHRGQLLIIPQNYVVLKKAESEGYQYIAFKTNANSMVSHIAGKNSILRALPVDVIANAYRISRQEAQNLKNNRGEETGVLTPNFSQSTCQSYQTEDVQSLRPMSHWSE; encoded by the exons ATGGCACATACAAGTTTCTCATCGTTTTTGTCTTATTTTTGCCTTTTCCTCTTGTTCCATGGCTCCATGGCTCAGGTCCTTGGACAAGTGTCCACATGGCAAAGCTCTCGGCAAGGAGGTTCTAGAGATTGCAGTTTTGATAGGCTGCAAGCAATTGAACCGGTTACACAAGTCAGGTCACAAGCTGGTCTGACGGAGTATTTTGATGAGCAAAATGAGCAATTTCGTTGTGCTGGCGTATTTGTCATACGTCGTGTTATCGAGCCTCGAGGCCTTTTATTACCTCGATACCACAACACCCCCGGCTTAGTCTACATCCTCCAAG GTAACGGTTTTGTAGGACTGACTTTTCCGGGGTGTCCAGAGACTTTCCGGGAGCAGTTTCAACAATTCAGGCAAACCCAATCTACCTTGGGTCAAAGCCAATGCCAAAGCCAAAAGTTGGGAGATGTGCACCAGAGAGTACACCAGTTTACACAAGGAGATGTTGTTGCACTACCAACCGGTGTTGCGCATTGGATCTACAATGGTGGTGATGCACCGGTTGTAATTGTCTATGTTTTTGATGTAAACAACAATGCTAACCAGCTTGAACCTAGACAAAAG GAGTTTTTGTTGGGCGGAAACTACAACGGAGTGCTACAATATGGACAGAACATATTCAGTGGTTTCAACGCCCAATTGCTTAGCCAAGCCTTTGGTATCAATGAACAAACATCACAAAGAATTCAGAATCAAAATGACGGAAGAGGTGACATAATTCGCGTGGACAATGGTCTTCAATTTTTGAAACCCGTCGTTACCCAACAACAGCCGGAACAACCCTTCATGCCAATTCAACATCAGACGGGGCAATCAAGTCGCAACGGTTTGGAGGAGAACTTCTGTTCACTCGAGCCAAGGCAAAACATTGAGGATCCCAACCGTGCCGACACATACAACCCACGTGCTGGCAGTATCACACGCCTCAACGGTCAAAATTTCCCAATCCTTAACCTCGTGCAAATGAGTGCTACGAGGGTAAATCTTCAGAAG AATGCAATTCTTTCACCATTCTGGAACATTAATGCTCATAGTGTGGTGTATGTGATCCAAGGACATGCTTTGGTTCAGGTTGTTAACAATCAAGGCCACAATGTGTTCAATGGACTTCTTCATCGAGGGCAGCTGTTAATCATACCACAAAACTATGTCGTTTTAAAGAAGGCAGAGAGTGAAGGATACCAGTATATCGCTTTCAAGACCAATGCAAACTCCATGGTTAGTCACATTGCAGGAAAGAACTCCATCTTGCGTGCCTTGCCCGTCGATGTCATCGCCAACGCGTACCGCATCTCTAGGCAGGAAGCCCAAAACCTTAAAAATAACAGGGGAGAAGAGACTGGTGTGTTGACTCCAAATTTTTCTCAAAGCACCTGCCAGAGTTACCAAACCGAAGACGTTCAGTCTCTTCGACCAATGAGCCATTGGAGTGAATGA